Proteins co-encoded in one Nicotiana sylvestris chromosome 7, ASM39365v2, whole genome shotgun sequence genomic window:
- the LOC104224226 gene encoding GDSL esterase/lipase At5g03610-like yields MKFSHFFIFSFFITGFLWSIQVQGSSHHHHNHHHHSHNQQQSAINEQKKHQINGFKPTKMFVFGDSYADTGNNRKSVANSWKQPYGVTFPGKPSGRFSDGRVLTDYLAKFLGVKSPVPYRWMKYATNRLRYGVNFAYGGTGVFDTLVPEPNMTTQIDFFQKLMANSVYTKADVQSSLFLLSLAGNDYGAFLANGGTPQDFPAFITSVVNQLVVNMRRVHELGAKKIAVTALEPLGCLPQSTVLSSFQQCNATENTAVDFHNVLLQQAVAKLNNETKDSTFVILDLFTSFTTVLERKGVPGSTRFETPLKPCCMGISNQYSCGNMNEKGEKMYTVCNDPKSAFFWDRVHPTEAGWRAVYTALESTLTHKLFLPFV; encoded by the exons ATGAAGTTCTCACACTTCTTCATTTTCTCCTTCTTCATCACAG GTTTTTTATGGAGTATTCAAGTTCAAGGTTCAAGTCATCACCACCATAACCATCATCACCATAGCCATAACCAGCAGCAAAGTGCCATTAATGAGCAAAAGAAGCATCAAATAAATGGTTTTAAACCCACAAAGATGTTTGTATTTGGAGATTCATATGCAGATACAGGGAATAATAGAAAATCTGTGGCTAATTCTTGGAAACAGCCATATGGTGTCACTTTCCCCGGCAAGCCCTCCGGCAGGTTTTCCGATGGCCGTGTCCTCACTGACTATCTTG CAAAATTCTTGGGAGTGAAGTCACCAGTGCCGTACAGATGGATGAAATATGCAACAAATCGATTAAGATATGGGGTAAATTTTGCATATGGAGGAACTGGTGTATTTGATACTTTAGTCCCTGAGCCAAATATGACAACTCAAATCGATTTTTTCCAAAAATTGATGGCTAATTCAGTCTATACAAAGGCAGATGTGCAATCTTCATTGTTCTTGCTCTCTCTTGCTGGAAATGATTATGGTGCTTTCCTTGCTAATGGTGGTACTCCTCAG GATTTTCCTGCCTTTATAACTAGTGTGGTAAATCAACTAGTTGTAAACATGAGAAGAGTTCATGAGCTTGGTGCAAAGAAGATAGCAGTAACAGCATTGGAGCCCTTAGGATGTCTTCCACAAAGCACAGTTTTGAGTTCATTTCAACAATGCAATGCAACTGAGAACACAGCTGTGGATTTCCACAATGTATTATTGCAACAAGCTGTGGCAAAGTTGAATAATGAGACAAAGGATTCTACTTTTGTCATTCTTGATCTTTTTACCTCATTTACTACTGTGTTGGAACGCAAAGGAGTGCCAG GAAGTACAAGGTTTGAGACACCATTAAAACCATGTTGTATGGGAATAAGCAATCAATATTCATGTGGAAATATGAATGAGAAAGGTGAGAAGATGTACACAGTGTGTAATGATCCAAAATCTGCATTTTTCTGGGACAGAGTTCACCCTACAGAAGCAGGATGGCGTGCTGTTTATACTGCTTTAGAATCAACTCTTACTCACAAACTTTTTTTACCTTTCGTTTAG